Proteins co-encoded in one Candidatus Moraniibacteriota bacterium genomic window:
- a CDS encoding AtpZ/AtpI family protein has translation MEKSKKQDSWSAIGFAWELGYSISIPLAVFTLGGRILDKKLETSPWLLLAGLFISIIVTFYIVYQKLMAIINDQESSNKDLKDNKKE, from the coding sequence ATGGAAAAAAGTAAGAAACAAGATTCATGGTCTGCAATTGGTTTCGCATGGGAGTTGGGATATTCAATTTCTATCCCACTTGCAGTTTTTACTCTGGGAGGAAGAATATTGGATAAAAAACTTGAAACATCTCCGTGGTTGCTTTTAGCAGGATTGTTTATTTCAATTATAGTTACGTTCTACATCGTTTATCAGAAATTGATGGCGATAATCAATGATCAAGAATCCTCAAATAAAGACTTAAAAGATAATAAAAAAGAATAA
- the atpB gene encoding F0F1 ATP synthase subunit A encodes MEISLSAESLFHIGSFPITNTLVMTFLLSTLIIITSLVLRNKLKLIPRGFQNVFEYIVEAILDLVDSVTQNREQTKKFFPIVTTIFIFIILSNWIEIIPGLGTIGINEINKHGETVLVPFIRSTSADLNVTLAIALISVFTIQFMGIAAIGAAKYAGKFFVNPFHKPYFIGTFVGGLELISEIAKIISFSFRLFGNIFAGEVLLIVMLNLVPYFVPLPFLFLELFVGFIQALVFAMLTLVFLKMAVTEVAH; translated from the coding sequence ATGGAGATTTCATTATCAGCAGAATCACTCTTTCACATTGGCAGTTTCCCGATTACTAACACACTAGTGATGACTTTTTTGCTTAGTACGCTGATTATAATTACCTCGCTTGTTTTACGGAATAAGCTTAAGCTTATTCCGCGTGGTTTTCAAAATGTTTTTGAATATATAGTCGAGGCTATTTTAGACTTGGTAGACAGTGTGACACAAAACAGAGAACAGACAAAAAAATTTTTTCCAATTGTCACTACGATTTTTATATTTATCATCTTATCTAATTGGATAGAGATAATTCCTGGACTTGGAACTATTGGAATAAATGAAATTAACAAACATGGAGAAACAGTTTTAGTTCCATTTATCCGCAGTACTTCAGCTGATCTTAATGTTACTCTAGCTATAGCTCTTATTTCCGTTTTTACCATTCAATTCATGGGTATTGCTGCTATTGGTGCTGCTAAATATGCAGGAAAGTTTTTTGTAAACCCATTCCATAAGCCATATTTTATAGGAACATTTGTCGGAGGTTTGGAACTTATCAGTGAAATTGCAAAAATAATTTCATTCTCTTTTCGTTTATTCGGAAATATTTTTGCTGGAGAGGTGTTGCTTATTGTGATGCTAAATCTGGTTCCATATTTTGTACCACTTCCTTTTTTATTTTTGGAATTATTTGTCGGATTTATCCAGGCACTGGTTTTTGCAATGTTGACATTGGTCTTTCTGAAAATGGCAGTGACAGAAGTGGCACACTAA
- the atpE gene encoding ATP synthase F0 subunit C, which produces MDAEAMKSLGAALAIGLGAIGPGIGIGLLASKAMESIGRNPEATSKVQTAMILAIAFTEAIAIYALVVALIIKFV; this is translated from the coding sequence ATGGATGCAGAAGCAATGAAATCATTGGGTGCTGCTCTCGCAATCGGGCTGGGAGCAATTGGACCTGGCATTGGAATCGGACTTTTAGCTTCAAAAGCTATGGAGTCAATTGGGCGCAATCCGGAAGCTACCTCAAAGGTTCAGACAGCCATGATTCTGGCTATAGCCTTTACAGAAGCTATAGCTATTTATGCACTGGTTGTGGCTCTCATTATTAAATTTGTTTAA
- the atpF gene encoding F0F1 ATP synthase subunit B, with protein MELLNNLGINAKLLIAQIVNFLILLFVLYKFAYGPVLKLLDERTKKIERGLKDAEDAQKKLSEISGKEKEILIKAKKQAQEIVAKAEEIAIKNKEEIIASAKEQSEKIIADSNRKIESERTLMFQEIKKQAAELVVAATEKIIDEKMNYEKDKNLIEKALK; from the coding sequence ATGGAACTGTTAAATAATCTCGGAATTAACGCCAAACTGCTTATTGCGCAAATTGTTAATTTTTTAATATTGTTATTTGTATTGTATAAATTTGCTTATGGCCCAGTATTAAAATTGCTTGATGAAAGAACCAAAAAAATTGAAAGAGGCTTGAAAGATGCTGAAGATGCACAAAAAAAACTGTCTGAAATCTCTGGAAAGGAAAAAGAAATTTTGATTAAAGCTAAAAAACAAGCTCAAGAAATTGTAGCTAAAGCAGAAGAAATAGCCATAAAAAATAAAGAGGAAATAATTGCTTCTGCTAAAGAACAATCAGAGAAAATTATAGCCGATTCGAACAGAAAAATTGAATCAGAAAGGACACTAATGTTCCAGGAAATAAAAAAACAGGCGGCAGAACTAGTTGTGGCTGCGACAGAGAAAATTATTGATGAGAAAATGAATTATGAAAAGGATAAGAATTTAATAGAAAAGGCACTAAAATAA
- the atpH gene encoding ATP synthase F1 subunit delta — MKATIQQYAKTLSEITADKTEKEISGIVAHFAEILKKEGQFKNIQKIIEKFSEFYNSEHGIVEVSVTTKFGILGKELKDIEDFIKNKCKAKKVIIKNTIDEKIKGGIIIKIGDEILDGSVSSKLKKIKKVLSN; from the coding sequence ATGAAAGCTACAATTCAGCAATATGCTAAAACATTATCGGAGATTACAGCAGATAAAACTGAAAAAGAAATCAGCGGTATTGTTGCGCATTTTGCTGAAATTCTGAAAAAAGAGGGACAATTTAAAAATATACAAAAAATAATTGAAAAATTCTCTGAATTTTATAATTCAGAACATGGAATCGTGGAAGTAAGCGTCACCACGAAGTTTGGAATTCTGGGCAAAGAATTGAAAGATATTGAGGATTTTATAAAAAATAAATGCAAAGCAAAAAAAGTTATCATTAAAAACACTATCGATGAAAAAATAAAAGGAGGAATAATTATAAAAATAGGAGACGAAATTTTAGACGGAAGTGTATCCAGCAAATTGAAAAAAATTAAAAAAGTATTGAGTAATTAA
- the atpA gene encoding F0F1 ATP synthase subunit alpha, with the protein MNKDFIVEQLKKQIENFKVEMQIEKTGKVIEVSDGVARISGLSDIMASEMVEFPNGEIGVALNLEEDYVGVMILGSFSGIKEGDEVRATGKVLSIPVSDFMVGRVINSLGMPMDGKGDIRAEKYYPVEKIAPGVITRKSVNQPVQTGIKAIDAMIPIGRGQRELIIGDRQTGKTAIAIDTIINQKGHNMKCIYVAIGQKESKIARIVGELEKRGAMEYTTVIIAGASDSAALSYIAPYSGCALGEYFMDKGEDVLIIFDDLSRHAWAYRQVSLILKRPPGREAYPGDVFYLHSRLLERSAKLNDDFGGGSLTALPIIETQAGDVSAYIPTNVISITDGQIFLESDLFYKGVRPALNIGISVSRVGSSAQIKAMKKVAGKLRLDLAQFRELEAFAQFGSDLDEKTKAQIERGLRTIEIVKQGQYEPMAVEHQVAILYALTNGFLDDVAVEKVKEWENGFHKYLDAQAKNLIKLIEDKKELTEEVINALEKTIKEFKEIYQ; encoded by the coding sequence ATGAATAAAGATTTTATTGTAGAACAACTTAAAAAGCAGATAGAAAATTTTAAGGTCGAAATGCAAATTGAAAAAACCGGTAAAGTTATCGAAGTTAGTGACGGAGTCGCCCGCATTTCAGGGCTTAGCGATATCATGGCTTCAGAAATGGTTGAATTTCCCAATGGAGAAATCGGTGTGGCTCTTAATCTTGAAGAAGACTATGTAGGTGTCATGATTTTAGGAAGCTTCTCTGGAATTAAAGAGGGGGATGAAGTAAGGGCTACTGGCAAAGTACTTTCTATTCCTGTTTCCGATTTTATGGTTGGTCGTGTTATTAATTCTCTGGGGATGCCCATGGATGGTAAGGGCGATATCAGGGCTGAAAAATATTATCCAGTTGAAAAAATTGCTCCCGGAGTTATAACCAGAAAATCAGTCAATCAGCCTGTTCAGACGGGAATAAAAGCCATTGACGCTATGATTCCTATTGGACGTGGACAACGCGAACTTATTATCGGTGATCGCCAGACCGGAAAAACAGCCATTGCTATTGATACTATTATCAACCAAAAGGGGCACAATATGAAATGTATTTATGTTGCGATTGGTCAAAAAGAATCAAAAATTGCCAGGATTGTTGGTGAGCTTGAAAAAAGAGGTGCTATGGAATATACCACAGTTATTATAGCTGGTGCATCAGACAGTGCAGCGCTTTCTTATATTGCTCCTTACTCGGGGTGCGCATTGGGAGAATATTTTATGGATAAAGGTGAGGATGTGCTGATAATTTTTGATGATCTTTCTAGGCACGCTTGGGCTTATCGACAAGTTTCTCTTATCTTAAAACGTCCGCCGGGACGTGAAGCTTATCCTGGTGATGTTTTTTATCTGCATTCACGTCTCCTGGAAAGAAGTGCGAAACTTAATGATGATTTTGGCGGAGGAAGCTTGACAGCGCTGCCTATTATTGAAACGCAGGCTGGGGATGTTTCAGCCTATATTCCGACCAATGTTATTTCCATTACTGACGGGCAGATTTTTTTGGAATCAGATCTGTTTTATAAAGGTGTAAGGCCGGCACTTAACATAGGAATTTCAGTTTCACGTGTTGGTTCATCTGCGCAGATTAAAGCTATGAAAAAAGTAGCTGGAAAATTGAGATTGGATTTGGCGCAATTCAGAGAGCTAGAAGCTTTTGCCCAATTTGGATCCGATCTCGATGAAAAAACAAAAGCACAAATCGAAAGAGGATTAAGAACAATCGAAATTGTTAAACAAGGGCAATATGAACCGATGGCTGTCGAACACCAGGTTGCAATTTTGTATGCGTTGACTAATGGATTTTTAGATGATGTGGCTGTCGAAAAAGTAAAAGAATGGGAAAATGGTTTCCATAAGTATTTAGATGCGCAGGCTAAAAATTTAATCAAATTAATTGAAGATAAAAAAGAATTAACAGAGGAAGTTATAAATGCGCTTGAGAAAACGATTAAAGAATTTAAAGAAATCTATCAATAA
- the atpG gene encoding ATP synthase F1 subunit gamma: protein MPSSKDIRRRIKSINSTRKITRAMEMVSAAKMRRSVASVLNVRPYAHAAWSVLTNLARAFESSNTKGFLDVREVRSILMVVIASDRGLCGSFNTQISKKIKEEISNPERLKINRFGNRKIESIIKNEDLKIDFITVGKKGENIVRKLRRDIIASFTDAGAFAKVGDIEPLFKIVANDYLAKKYDKIVVVYTDYVSTIIQRTCIRQVLPISKVDIEKQIAEMDVLAKEYGLEEPILEYKIEPSPREVLEFILPRLIEMQLFHAILESQASEQSARMMAMRNASDAAAEMSEDLTLAYNQIRQGKITQEIAEISAGRAALE, encoded by the coding sequence ATGCCTAGCTCAAAAGACATAAGACGTCGAATAAAATCAATAAATTCTACAAGGAAAATAACCCGTGCCATGGAGATGGTTTCTGCTGCCAAAATGCGTAGGTCTGTGGCTAGCGTGCTTAATGTCAGACCCTATGCGCATGCTGCTTGGAGTGTTCTGACCAATTTAGCTAGAGCTTTTGAATCTTCCAATACAAAAGGGTTTTTGGATGTACGTGAAGTAAGAAGCATATTAATGGTGGTTATTGCTTCTGATAGAGGTCTATGCGGATCTTTTAATACGCAAATATCTAAAAAAATAAAAGAAGAAATTTCAAATCCAGAGAGGTTGAAGATTAACAGGTTTGGAAATAGAAAAATAGAGTCAATAATCAAAAATGAAGATTTAAAAATTGATTTTATAACCGTCGGAAAGAAAGGAGAGAATATAGTACGCAAATTGCGCAGGGATATAATTGCTTCTTTCACTGACGCAGGAGCTTTTGCTAAGGTTGGAGACATAGAACCTCTTTTTAAAATCGTAGCTAATGATTATTTGGCGAAAAAGTATGACAAAATAGTTGTGGTTTATACTGATTATGTTTCTACAATTATACAAAGGACGTGCATACGTCAGGTGTTGCCTATTTCTAAAGTTGATATAGAAAAACAAATCGCGGAAATGGATGTGCTAGCCAAAGAGTATGGCTTAGAAGAACCAATTTTGGAATATAAAATTGAACCAAGTCCCAGGGAAGTTCTGGAGTTTATATTGCCACGCCTTATTGAAATGCAGCTTTTTCATGCAATTTTGGAATCACAAGCTTCAGAACAAAGCGCGCGGATGATGGCCATGAGGAATGCTAGTGATGCGGCGGCAGAAATGTCTGAAGATCTGACTTTAGCATACAATCAGATAAGACAAGGAAAGATTACACAGGAAATAGCGGAGATCAGCGCAGGAAGAGCGGCGTTAGAGTAA
- the atpD gene encoding F0F1 ATP synthase subunit beta: MNKGKINQIIGPVVDVEFSGEIPAIYDSLEITLSKDSKLVLETAQHLGGNKVRAVAMGATEGLKRGMEVTATGAPIQVPVGQETLGRMFNLLGEAIDGKENIKKKQSSPIHRDAPKFSEQTTEAQIFETGIKVIDLICPFVKGGKVGLFGGAGVGKTVVIQELIRNIAQEHGGFSVFAGVGERTREGNDLYHEMKDSGVLNKTTLVFGQMNEPPGARQRVALSALTMAEYFRDKENKDVLLFIDNIFRFTQAGSEVSALLGRIPSAVGYQPTLAEEMGKLQERITSTKNGSITSVQAVYVPADDLTDPAPATTFGHLDSTVVLSRGLTELGIYPAVDPLDSSSTILDPNIVGQEHYDVARGVQRVLQRYKDLQDIIAILGMEELSDEDKIMVTRARKIQKYLSQPFFVAEQFTGASGKYVKLSDTIKGFKMILSGELDDIPEQDFYMKGDIAEVKKQ, encoded by the coding sequence ATGAATAAAGGAAAAATCAATCAAATAATTGGGCCAGTAGTGGATGTGGAATTCTCTGGAGAAATTCCGGCAATTTATGACTCGTTGGAAATAACTCTTAGTAAAGATAGCAAATTAGTGTTAGAAACTGCTCAGCATTTGGGTGGCAACAAAGTCCGTGCTGTGGCTATGGGTGCGACGGAGGGTCTTAAAAGAGGCATGGAAGTAACCGCAACTGGCGCACCGATTCAAGTTCCGGTTGGGCAAGAAACATTGGGGCGAATGTTTAATTTGCTCGGAGAAGCGATTGATGGAAAAGAAAATATCAAAAAGAAACAATCTTCTCCAATTCATCGTGATGCTCCTAAATTTTCTGAGCAGACTACGGAAGCGCAAATTTTTGAAACCGGCATAAAGGTTATTGATTTAATTTGTCCATTTGTAAAAGGTGGAAAAGTTGGATTGTTTGGAGGCGCTGGTGTAGGGAAAACAGTTGTAATTCAGGAACTTATCCGCAATATTGCCCAGGAACACGGAGGATTTTCAGTTTTTGCCGGAGTTGGAGAAAGAACACGCGAGGGCAATGATCTTTATCATGAAATGAAAGATTCGGGTGTACTTAATAAAACAACTTTAGTGTTTGGCCAAATGAATGAACCACCAGGAGCTCGTCAGAGAGTTGCACTTTCGGCTCTGACTATGGCCGAATATTTCCGGGATAAAGAAAATAAAGATGTTCTTTTGTTTATTGATAATATTTTCCGTTTTACACAAGCTGGTAGCGAAGTCTCAGCTCTTTTAGGAAGAATTCCTTCAGCTGTAGGATATCAGCCAACACTGGCAGAAGAAATGGGAAAACTTCAAGAAAGAATTACTTCCACTAAAAATGGATCAATTACATCTGTGCAGGCAGTTTATGTTCCAGCTGATGACCTAACGGATCCAGCACCAGCAACGACTTTTGGTCATTTAGATTCGACAGTTGTACTTTCAAGAGGTCTCACTGAACTTGGAATTTATCCAGCAGTTGATCCTCTTGATTCAAGTTCAACAATATTAGATCCAAACATAGTTGGGCAGGAACATTATGATGTGGCTCGCGGAGTACAGAGAGTTTTGCAAAGATACAAAGATTTACAGGATATTATTGCAATCTTAGGCATGGAAGAACTTTCTGATGAAGATAAAATTATGGTTACTCGGGCCAGAAAAATACAGAAATATCTTTCACAACCATTCTTTGTGGCCGAACAATTCACTGGTGCCAGTGGGAAATATGTAAAATTATCAGATACTATTAAAGGATTTAAAATGATTTTAAGCGGAGAGCTGGATGATATTCCTGAGCAGGATTTTTATATGAAAGGAGATATAGCTGAAGTCAAAAAGCAATAA
- the atpC gene encoding ATP synthase F1 subunit epsilon: MKINFKIITPEKIVYEDEVDQATMPVSDGEITILPNHRSYIASLKPGEIRLKMGKNEKFLATSGGFIEFNKNTLVVLADTAERASEIDLQRAEETARKRAEELKKEKVAMSEIEYARIASLIEKELARVKVAKKHRSRQGMKIN; encoded by the coding sequence ATGAAAATAAATTTTAAAATTATAACTCCAGAGAAAATTGTCTATGAAGATGAAGTTGACCAAGCAACAATGCCAGTGTCTGATGGAGAGATTACAATTCTTCCCAATCATCGTAGCTATATAGCTTCTCTTAAACCCGGAGAAATAAGGCTAAAAATGGGAAAAAATGAAAAATTTCTGGCAACTTCAGGAGGTTTTATTGAATTTAATAAAAATACACTTGTTGTATTAGCCGATACGGCTGAACGCGCTTCAGAAATAGATCTCCAGCGCGCTGAAGAAACGGCCAGAAAAAGAGCAGAAGAACTTAAGAAAGAAAAAGTTGCTATGAGCGAAATTGAATATGCACGAATAGCATCTTTAATTGAAAAAGAACTGGCACGTGTCAAGGTTGCTAAAAAACATCGTAGCAGGCAAGGAATGAAAATTAACTAA
- a CDS encoding ParA family protein, producing MAKIISLINQKGGVGKTTTAINIATYLASAGKLVLLVDLDPQGNASSGLGIDVRNLNKGLYNSLVGGEHPRNIIIKAEGSGHDILPSSQDLAGAGIELVNFDNREFKLYDVLRQIRTDYDYIIIDSPPSLGLLTINGLVASDEILIPVQTEYYALEGLSQLLQTIELVQKHLQPNLKIMGAVLTMYDKRNRLAKQVVREMRNHFPGHVFDSVIPRSVRLAEAPSYGKSILNFDSLSKGARSYKNLVKEILEKEEKNSKKFTI from the coding sequence ATGGCTAAAATAATTTCACTCATAAATCAAAAGGGCGGAGTAGGAAAAACCACGACAGCGATCAATATCGCAACTTACCTAGCAAGTGCTGGAAAACTGGTACTTTTGGTCGATCTTGACCCTCAAGGAAATGCTTCATCAGGCCTAGGTATTGATGTACGCAATCTTAATAAAGGTTTATATAATTCTCTGGTTGGCGGAGAACATCCAAGGAATATAATTATAAAAGCAGAAGGTTCTGGACACGATATCTTGCCATCCTCTCAGGATCTAGCAGGTGCAGGTATTGAATTAGTAAATTTTGATAATAGGGAATTCAAGCTCTATGATGTTCTTAGACAGATTCGCACTGATTATGATTATATTATTATTGATAGTCCGCCAAGCCTAGGATTGCTTACAATTAACGGACTTGTTGCAAGTGATGAAATTTTAATTCCAGTTCAAACGGAATACTATGCCTTGGAAGGTTTAAGTCAGTTATTGCAGACAATTGAATTGGTACAAAAACATTTGCAACCAAATCTAAAGATAATGGGTGCTGTGCTTACCATGTATGACAAGCGCAATCGTTTAGCTAAGCAAGTTGTTAGAGAAATGCGCAATCATTTTCCAGGGCATGTTTTCGATAGTGTAATCCCAAGGAGCGTCAGGTTAGCTGAAGCTCCAAGTTATGGAAAATCAATTTTGAATTTCGACAGTCTTTCAAAGGGGGCGAGATCTTATAAAAATTTAGTCAAAGAAATTTTAGAAAAAGAAGAAAAAAATAGCAAAAAATTTACAATATAA
- a CDS encoding ParB/RepB/Spo0J family partition protein, protein MVQQFGLGRGLSSLIPNKQSRPKNMEEFSGTISSPAVDSIRGDKYIVEVDINQVIANPYQPRMQFDDDKLENLAQSIKIHGIIQPLIATKKENYYEIIAGERRFQAAHKIGLKKIPVILREADELQKLELAIVENVQRHDLNPIEEGIAYQKLSDEFQMGQEEIATKIGKSRSLVANKIRLLSLPIEIQKGLVEGKINEGHAKAILSIENSEKQRALYELILKNNLTVRQIEDKSREVSVRSHKRVVSIDPQIKQLENRLVEILGTKVKISKAGDGGKIVIEYYSKEDLEILLEKLSQRK, encoded by the coding sequence ATGGTACAACAATTTGGTTTGGGGAGAGGGCTTTCTTCGCTTATTCCTAACAAACAATCTAGGCCCAAAAATATGGAAGAATTTTCTGGAACTATTTCTAGTCCAGCGGTTGATTCAATTCGGGGAGATAAATATATAGTTGAAGTAGATATAAATCAAGTAATTGCTAATCCTTACCAGCCGAGAATGCAATTTGATGACGATAAGTTAGAAAATTTAGCACAATCTATAAAGATACATGGCATAATACAGCCCCTAATTGCTACTAAAAAAGAAAATTACTATGAAATTATTGCTGGGGAGCGAAGATTCCAGGCTGCTCATAAAATTGGGCTTAAAAAGATTCCAGTTATTTTGCGTGAAGCCGATGAACTTCAAAAACTTGAATTGGCAATTGTAGAAAATGTGCAACGCCATGATTTGAATCCAATTGAAGAAGGAATTGCTTACCAAAAATTAAGTGATGAATTTCAGATGGGGCAGGAAGAAATTGCCACGAAAATAGGTAAAAGCCGTAGCTTAGTAGCTAACAAGATTAGGCTTTTAAGTCTCCCAATTGAAATTCAGAAAGGTTTAGTGGAAGGAAAAATAAATGAAGGTCATGCCAAAGCAATTTTGTCAATTGAAAATTCTGAAAAACAGCGGGCTTTATATGAACTAATTCTCAAAAATAATTTAACAGTTAGGCAAATTGAAGATAAAAGCCGGGAAGTTTCAGTTAGATCACATAAGCGGGTTGTTTCAATCGATCCGCAGATTAAACAATTGGAAAATAGGCTGGTAGAAATATTGGGCACGAAAGTTAAAATTTCTAAGGCCGGCGACGGCGGAAAAATCGTCATTGAATATTATTCCAAGGAAGATCTAGAAATACTTCTAGAAAAACTTTCACAAAGAAAATAA
- a CDS encoding RelA/SpoT family protein, whose product MKPLILKDILSILRDPTEEKVKLITKAFNFASKAHLGQKRRSGEEYIQHPIAVAKILAEIGMGSKTIAAGLLHDVPEDTPVTLDEIEKIFGREISGMIDGITKLGKIKLRGSHEEYFLENLRKMFIAMATDIRVIIIKLADRLHNMQTLKYNPSEKQIRIARETMEVFAPIANRLGMGDIKSRLQDLAFEYLDNENFTLVKNLEEKNYKQQEKYVYQAISELSEEIKKEGINIIKIDGRAKSLYSLFLKLKKYDMDISRIHDLVAVRIIVSEIADCYEVLGIVHKKYRPMIGRIKDYISLPKPNGYQSIHTTVFGPDGKIIEVQIRTLKMHNEAEFGIAAHWIYSEQKKKKNWKDYITFKKKEVIPEKEVEWVKQLREWQNEIGRDDEEFMQSLKIDFFKNHIFAFTPKGDIIDLPEEGTPIDFAYAIHGEIGNHATGAKVNGNMVPLDYKIKNGDVLEILTSKDRKNPNQDWLKFVKTTVAKSHIRRELRKENIIK is encoded by the coding sequence ATGAAACCGTTAATTTTAAAAGATATTTTAAGCATTCTTAGGGATCCTACAGAAGAAAAAGTTAAATTAATAACTAAGGCTTTTAACTTTGCCAGCAAGGCGCATTTGGGACAAAAGAGGCGCAGTGGTGAAGAATATATACAGCACCCCATTGCAGTAGCAAAAATACTGGCAGAAATAGGTATGGGTTCAAAGACCATTGCTGCTGGATTACTTCATGATGTTCCGGAAGATACACCAGTGACATTGGATGAAATTGAAAAAATTTTTGGCAGAGAAATTTCTGGAATGATTGATGGAATCACAAAATTAGGAAAAATAAAGCTGCGTGGATCTCATGAGGAATATTTTCTGGAAAATTTACGCAAGATGTTTATTGCAATGGCTACTGATATCCGGGTAATAATAATCAAATTGGCTGACCGTTTGCATAATATGCAGACACTTAAATATAATCCTTCGGAAAAACAAATACGTATTGCCCGCGAAACCATGGAAGTTTTCGCACCAATAGCCAACCGGCTTGGGATGGGAGATATTAAAAGCAGACTTCAGGATCTTGCTTTTGAATACCTTGATAATGAAAATTTTACATTAGTAAAGAATTTAGAAGAAAAAAATTATAAACAGCAAGAAAAATATGTCTACCAGGCCATTAGTGAACTCAGCGAAGAGATAAAGAAGGAAGGGATAAATATAATAAAAATAGATGGGCGAGCTAAAAGCCTCTACAGTCTTTTTCTAAAGCTTAAAAAATATGACATGGATATCAGTCGCATTCATGACTTAGTTGCTGTACGAATTATAGTTTCTGAAATTGCCGACTGTTATGAAGTTTTAGGTATAGTACACAAAAAATACCGCCCAATGATTGGACGAATCAAGGATTACATCTCCCTGCCAAAGCCTAACGGTTACCAATCTATTCACACTACAGTTTTCGGACCAGATGGAAAAATAATTGAAGTACAGATTAGGACACTAAAAATGCATAATGAAGCAGAATTCGGAATAGCTGCTCATTGGATTTACAGCGAGCAAAAAAAGAAAAAGAACTGGAAAGATTATATAACGTTTAAAAAGAAAGAGGTAATTCCAGAAAAGGAAGTTGAATGGGTCAAACAACTCCGTGAATGGCAAAATGAAATAGGACGCGATGATGAAGAATTTATGCAAAGTCTAAAAATTGATTTTTTTAAAAACCATATTTTTGCCTTTACGCCTAAAGGTGACATAATAGACCTGCCTGAAGAAGGAACACCTATTGACTTTGCTTATGCTATTCATGGAGAAATAGGTAATCATGCTACAGGTGCTAAAGTTAATGGCAATATGGTTCCGCTGGATTATAAAATCAAAAATGGAGACGTTTTAGAAATTTTGACTTCTAAGGATCGCAAAAATCCCAATCAGGACTGGCTGAAATTTGTAAAAACTACCGTCGCTAAATCGCACATCAGGAGAGAACTACGGAAAGAAAATATTATAAAATAG